In Mycobacterium sp. JS623, one genomic interval encodes:
- a CDS encoding PaaX family transcriptional regulator C-terminal domain-containing protein — MTARSVVLSVLLGAHPAWATASELIRLTSDFDIREPTLRVALTRMVSAGDLVRSEDGYRLSDRLLARQRRQDDAINPRLRKWQGTWTTLVITRVGTDARSRAILRNTLQEKRFGELREGVWLRPDNLEVELPADVLERVRVLQSRDDNPEGLAARLWDLPDWMRTGRDLLNEIATAADVPGRFVAAAGMVRHLLTDPVLPDELLPEDWPGAALRAAYVNFAAELVARRDGIESVAHATVSN, encoded by the coding sequence ATGACGGCCCGGTCGGTCGTGCTGAGTGTGCTGCTCGGCGCTCATCCCGCCTGGGCCACCGCGAGTGAACTCATCAGGCTCACATCCGATTTCGATATCAGAGAGCCGACGCTGAGGGTGGCGCTGACTCGCATGGTGAGCGCCGGCGACCTGGTGCGCTCCGAGGATGGCTACCGGCTCTCCGATCGGCTGCTGGCCCGGCAGCGTCGCCAGGACGACGCGATCAACCCTCGGCTGCGGAAATGGCAGGGAACATGGACCACGCTGGTGATCACCCGCGTTGGAACCGACGCTCGCAGCCGTGCGATTCTACGAAACACACTGCAGGAGAAGCGGTTCGGCGAACTACGCGAGGGCGTGTGGCTTCGGCCCGACAACTTGGAAGTGGAATTACCTGCCGATGTCCTGGAACGGGTCCGCGTCCTTCAGTCACGCGATGACAACCCCGAGGGACTCGCCGCTCGGCTGTGGGACCTGCCCGACTGGATGCGCACCGGCCGCGATCTGCTCAACGAAATAGCAACGGCCGCAGATGTTCCCGGCCGATTCGTGGCGGCAGCAGGCATGGTGCGCCACCTGCTCACCGACCCGGTGCTGCCCGATGAGCTGCTGCCCGAGGACTGGCCCGGTGCGGCCTTGCGGGCGGCGTACGTGAACTTCGCCGCGGAACTGGTCGCGCGGCGCGATGGTATTGAATCTGTCGCTCACGCGACGGTGTCGAACTGA
- a CDS encoding crotonase/enoyl-CoA hydratase family protein — MTSDPAGRSESGGVRVERSGPVTTVIMNRPQARNAVNGAAAAELYEAFDEFDRDDSAAVAVLWGDNGTFCAGADLKALGTADANPVHRSGPGPMGPSRMVLSKPVIAAVSGYAVAGGLELAIWCDLRVVEEDAVFGVFCRRWGVPLIDGGTVRLPRLIGHSRAMDMILTGRGVDAAEALEMGLANRVVPKGQARQRAEELAAELAKLPQQCMRSDRLSLLNQWGSSEAEAMDFEFASISRVAAESLEGASRFAAGAGRHGASS, encoded by the coding sequence GTGACGAGCGATCCGGCGGGCAGGAGCGAATCGGGTGGAGTGCGGGTCGAGCGCAGTGGCCCGGTGACGACCGTCATCATGAACCGGCCGCAGGCGCGTAACGCCGTCAACGGTGCCGCCGCTGCGGAGCTGTACGAAGCATTCGACGAATTCGACAGGGATGACTCGGCCGCCGTCGCGGTGCTCTGGGGCGACAACGGAACGTTCTGTGCTGGAGCCGATCTCAAGGCGCTCGGCACCGCGGACGCCAATCCGGTACATCGCAGCGGCCCCGGCCCGATGGGGCCCAGCCGAATGGTGTTGTCCAAGCCAGTGATCGCCGCCGTCAGCGGCTACGCCGTGGCAGGTGGCCTGGAGCTTGCGATCTGGTGTGACTTGCGCGTCGTCGAAGAGGACGCCGTCTTCGGCGTGTTCTGCCGACGGTGGGGCGTGCCGTTGATCGACGGCGGGACAGTGCGCCTGCCGCGCCTGATCGGTCACAGCCGAGCGATGGACATGATCCTGACCGGCCGTGGCGTCGACGCGGCAGAAGCCCTTGAGATGGGGCTCGCTAACCGCGTGGTGCCCAAAGGACAAGCGCGCCAACGTGCGGAGGAGCTTGCCGCCGAGCTCGCGAAGCTGCCGCAGCAGTGCATGCGGTCGGATCGGCTGTCGCTGCTGAACCAATGGGGGTCATCGGAAGCCGAAGCCATGGACTTCGAGTTCGCCAGCATCTCGCGCGTCGCAGCCGAATCACTCGAGGGCGCATCACGATTCGCCGCAGGCGCCGGCAGACACGGCGCGAGCTCTTAA
- a CDS encoding DUF3060 domain-containing protein: MPRYGFAACLAVTACVLGLAGCNSEKRDTNAPLATAGTSGAQVEVGNTINYGSFGTTAEIDCADGKSLNVGGSNNSLTVKGTCASVNIGGADNKITFDNVDKALSVVGLNNTVTYKAGEPKVEDLGSGNKISKG, translated from the coding sequence ATGCCGAGATATGGCTTCGCCGCCTGCCTTGCCGTCACGGCCTGTGTACTCGGGTTGGCAGGCTGCAACTCGGAAAAAAGAGACACCAACGCACCGCTTGCCACCGCGGGTACGTCGGGCGCTCAGGTCGAAGTCGGCAACACGATCAATTACGGGTCGTTCGGCACCACCGCCGAGATCGACTGCGCTGACGGGAAGTCGCTCAACGTAGGCGGTTCCAACAACTCGCTGACCGTGAAGGGCACCTGCGCGAGCGTGAACATCGGCGGCGCCGACAACAAAATCACGTTCGACAATGTCGACAAAGCGCTGTCGGTGGTCGGTCTGAACAACACTGTGACCTACAAGGCCGGTGAGCCCAAGGTCGAGGATCTCGGTTCAGGCAACAAGATTTCGAAGGGCTGA
- a CDS encoding DUF3060 domain-containing protein, with translation MMWRAVARPLAACLVAFPVALTATPVANAEPDPVVCNPYLRNCADNAVVGAHVQGDTHITGVGTQQTLDCNNGTLLVLGSYNTVYALGSCWGVTMQGSSNTVIADNVVNDITVYGSDQLVLYKSGEPIVLDRGRELGMVNRIDRVAA, from the coding sequence ATGATGTGGAGAGCCGTGGCCCGTCCGTTGGCGGCATGCCTGGTTGCGTTCCCGGTCGCACTGACGGCGACACCCGTCGCAAATGCGGAACCGGACCCGGTCGTCTGCAATCCGTATTTACGTAATTGCGCCGATAACGCTGTCGTCGGTGCGCACGTCCAAGGGGATACCCACATCACCGGTGTTGGCACCCAGCAGACGTTGGATTGCAACAACGGCACACTGCTCGTATTAGGCAGCTACAACACCGTGTACGCACTGGGCAGCTGCTGGGGGGTCACCATGCAGGGCTCGTCGAACACCGTGATTGCCGACAACGTCGTCAACGACATCACTGTGTACGGCAGCGACCAGCTGGTGTTGTACAAGAGCGGTGAGCCCATCGTATTGGACCGCGGCCGTGAGCTGGGGATGGTCAACCGGATCGATCGGGTAGCTGCCTGA
- a CDS encoding DUF3558 domain-containing protein translates to MRWRVNPVAVVAVIAVVAVAGCSQTVSGAARRAQSGAPDPTRSYGYVDDRCGLLVDGSIQQAIGADHIVRPYSGAVCQYVLARGSAIVDVTFSWYETGTLDRERALATERGATITEKVVERHQAYLARRDTTGAACSATAAAGSGVLSWWVQYRNQHNGDPCKDAEKLLTATLQSDM, encoded by the coding sequence ATGCGTTGGCGGGTTAACCCGGTTGCTGTCGTGGCGGTCATTGCGGTAGTGGCGGTCGCAGGGTGTTCTCAGACCGTCAGCGGCGCCGCGCGTCGGGCGCAATCCGGTGCGCCTGATCCCACGCGCAGCTACGGGTATGTCGACGACCGATGTGGATTGTTGGTCGACGGTTCAATTCAGCAGGCCATCGGCGCCGACCACATCGTGCGCCCCTACAGCGGCGCGGTCTGCCAGTACGTGTTGGCGCGCGGATCGGCGATTGTCGACGTGACGTTCTCTTGGTACGAGACAGGCACCCTCGACCGCGAACGCGCGCTCGCCACCGAACGCGGCGCGACGATCACCGAGAAGGTGGTCGAACGGCATCAGGCATACCTTGCGCGTCGCGACACCACGGGTGCGGCCTGCTCGGCCACTGCCGCCGCAGGCAGCGGCGTCCTCAGTTGGTGGGTGCAGTACCGCAACCAGCACAACGGCGATCCCTGCAAGGACGCCGAGAAGCTGCTCACCGCCACCTTGCAGTCGGACATGTGA
- a CDS encoding DUF3558 domain-containing protein, whose translation MAFPRSLSTSVAALAVAFVAMLLAACGSSDQSKAPTTPAPPSGLGFRSADCNGVTDADITKAAGSSMFTKTVVSDAGCFWQENTVLGTFGQGMGISTWWYRGSDMDTERTLEQKAGRTLTELSIDGNKGFKAYDANACSIYVAKGTDVITWSIQTMNPAMLPDLCTITGQLAQVSQERVN comes from the coding sequence ATGGCTTTCCCAAGATCGCTTTCGACGTCCGTGGCTGCCCTTGCCGTGGCTTTCGTGGCAATGCTGCTCGCCGCGTGCGGCTCGTCGGATCAGTCAAAGGCACCCACCACGCCGGCGCCGCCGTCAGGCCTCGGCTTCCGCAGCGCCGACTGCAACGGCGTCACCGACGCCGACATCACCAAGGCCGCCGGCTCCTCGATGTTCACCAAGACGGTGGTCAGCGACGCCGGGTGCTTCTGGCAGGAGAACACCGTGCTGGGCACCTTCGGTCAGGGCATGGGCATCTCGACGTGGTGGTATCGCGGCAGCGATATGGACACGGAGCGGACGCTGGAACAGAAGGCCGGGCGTACCTTGACCGAATTGTCGATCGACGGCAACAAGGGCTTCAAGGCCTACGACGCGAACGCGTGCAGCATCTACGTGGCCAAGGGCACTGACGTCATCACGTGGTCGATCCAGACGATGAATCCGGCCATGCTGCCCGACCTGTGCACGATCACGGGGCAACTCGCCCAGGTCAGTCAAGAGCGCGTCAACTGA
- a CDS encoding TetR/AcrR family transcriptional regulator, with translation MAAPSTSGRRATKLSRDSIVNAALTFLDREGWDALTINALATQLGTKGPSLYNHVQSLEDLRRTVRMRVVGDIIEMLTTVGEGRTRDDAVTVMASAYRSYAHHHPGRYSAFTRMPLGGDDPEFTNATRAAAAPVISVLASYGLDGDAAFYAALEFWSAMHGFVLLEMTGAMNGIDTDAVFTDMVMRLATGMERR, from the coding sequence ATGGCAGCTCCGTCAACGAGCGGCCGACGCGCCACGAAGCTCAGCCGCGACTCCATCGTCAACGCTGCGCTGACATTCCTCGACCGTGAGGGCTGGGACGCGCTGACCATCAACGCATTGGCCACCCAGCTGGGCACCAAGGGACCGTCGCTGTACAACCACGTCCAGAGCCTCGAGGACCTGCGCCGGACCGTGCGGATGCGGGTAGTCGGCGACATCATCGAGATGCTCACCACCGTCGGAGAAGGCCGCACCCGCGACGACGCGGTGACCGTGATGGCCAGTGCCTATCGGAGCTACGCACACCATCACCCCGGTCGATATTCGGCGTTCACCCGGATGCCGCTCGGCGGCGACGACCCGGAGTTCACCAACGCGACGCGGGCGGCGGCTGCACCTGTTATTTCTGTGCTTGCCTCGTACGGCCTTGACGGCGATGCCGCGTTCTACGCAGCGCTCGAGTTCTGGTCGGCGATGCACGGTTTCGTGCTGCTGGAGATGACCGGGGCGATGAACGGCATCGACACGGATGCCGTGTTCACGGACATGGTGATGCGGCTCGCGACCGGGATGGAGCGGCGATGA
- the rpsL gene encoding 30S ribosomal protein S12, which translates to MPTIQQLVRKGRRDKIAKVKTAALKGSPQRRGVCTRVYTTTPKKPNSALRKVARVKLTSQVEVTAYIPGEGHNLQEHSMVLVRGGRVKDLPGVRYKIIRGSLDTQGVKNRKQARSRYGAKKEKS; encoded by the coding sequence ATGCCAACCATTCAGCAGCTCGTCCGCAAGGGCCGCCGCGACAAGATCGCCAAGGTGAAGACCGCGGCCCTCAAAGGCAGCCCGCAGCGCCGCGGCGTGTGCACCCGCGTGTACACCACCACCCCGAAGAAGCCGAACTCGGCGCTTCGCAAGGTCGCGCGCGTCAAGCTGACGAGCCAGGTTGAGGTCACCGCCTACATTCCGGGCGAGGGTCACAACCTGCAGGAGCACTCGATGGTGCTGGTGCGTGGCGGTCGTGTGAAGGACCTGCCGGGTGTGCGCTACAAGATCATCCGCGGCTCGCTTGACACCCAGGGTGTGAAGAACCGCAAGCAAGCCCGCAGCCGCTATGGCGCGAAGAAGGAGAAGAGCTAA
- the rpsG gene encoding 30S ribosomal protein S7, translating into MPRKGPAPKRPLVNDPVYGSQLVTQLVNKVLLEGKKSLAERIVYGALEQARDKTGTDPVVTLKRALDNVKPALEVRSRRVGGATYQVPVEVRADRSTTLALRWLVSFSRQRREKTMVERLANEILDASNGLGASVKRREDTHKMAEANRAFAHYRW; encoded by the coding sequence ATGCCGCGCAAGGGGCCCGCACCCAAGCGTCCGTTGGTCAACGACCCGGTCTACGGGTCGCAGCTGGTCACCCAGCTGGTCAACAAAGTTCTCCTGGAGGGGAAGAAATCGCTGGCCGAACGCATTGTTTATGGTGCGCTCGAGCAGGCCCGTGACAAGACCGGCACCGATCCGGTCGTCACCCTCAAGCGCGCTCTCGACAACGTCAAGCCCGCACTCGAGGTTCGCAGCCGACGTGTCGGTGGTGCGACCTACCAGGTTCCCGTCGAGGTGCGCGCCGACCGTTCCACCACGCTGGCGCTGCGCTGGCTGGTCAGCTTCTCGCGGCAGCGCCGGGAGAAGACCATGGTCGAGCGTCTGGCGAACGAGATCCTCGATGCCAGCAACGGCCTGGGCGCCTCCGTCAAGCGGCGTGAGGACACCCACAAGATGGCCGAGGCAAACCGCGCCTTCGCGCACTACCGCTGGTGA
- the fusA gene encoding elongation factor G, with protein sequence MAQKDVLTDLTKVRNIGIMAHIDAGKTTTTERILYYTGISYKIGEVHDGAATMDWMEQEQERGITITSAATTCFWNDNQINIIDTPGHVDFTVEVERSLRVLDGAVAVFDGKEGVEPQSEQVWRQADKYDVPRICFVNKMDKIGADFYFSVKTMEDRLGANVIPIQLPVGSEGDFEGIVDLVEMKAKVWRGETKLGETYETIDIPADLADKADEYRTKLLEAVAETDESLLEKYFGGEELSVEEIKGALRKLTINSDAYLVLCGSAFKNKGVQPMLDAVIDYLPSPLDVPPAIGHAPGKEDEEITRKPSVDEPFSALAFKVATHPFFGKLTYVRVYSGTVESGSQVINATKGKKERLGKLFQMHSNKENPVERASAGHIYAVIGLKDTTTGDTLSDPNQQVVLESMTFPDPVIEVAIEPKTKSDQEKLGMAIQKLAEEDPTFKVHLDQETGQTVIGGMGELHLDILVDRMKREFKVEANVGKPQVAYKETIKRKVEKVEFTHKKQTGGSGQFAKVLIDLEPFSGEDGATYEFENKVTGGRIPREYIPSVDAGAQDAMQYGVLAGYPLVNVKVTLLDGAYHEVDSSEMAFKVAGSQVLKKAAGQAQPVILEPIMAVEVTTPEDYMGEVIGDLNSRRGQIQAMEERAGARVVKAHVPLSEMFGYVGDLRSKTQGRANYSMVFDSYAEVPANVSKEIIAKATGQ encoded by the coding sequence GTGGCACAGAAGGACGTGCTGACCGACCTGACCAAGGTCCGCAATATCGGCATCATGGCGCACATCGACGCCGGCAAGACGACGACGACCGAGCGCATCCTCTACTACACCGGTATCAGCTACAAGATCGGTGAGGTGCACGACGGTGCCGCCACGATGGACTGGATGGAGCAGGAGCAGGAGCGGGGGATCACCATCACCTCCGCGGCTACCACATGCTTCTGGAACGACAACCAGATCAACATCATCGACACTCCCGGACACGTGGACTTCACCGTCGAGGTGGAGCGCAGCCTGCGCGTGCTCGACGGTGCCGTTGCCGTCTTCGACGGCAAGGAAGGTGTCGAGCCCCAGTCCGAGCAGGTCTGGCGCCAGGCCGACAAGTACGACGTGCCCCGCATCTGCTTCGTCAACAAGATGGACAAGATCGGCGCGGACTTCTACTTCTCGGTGAAGACCATGGAGGATCGCCTGGGCGCCAACGTCATTCCGATCCAGCTGCCGGTCGGCTCCGAGGGTGACTTCGAAGGCATCGTCGACCTGGTCGAGATGAAGGCCAAGGTGTGGCGCGGCGAGACCAAGCTCGGTGAGACCTACGAGACCATCGACATTCCCGCCGACCTGGCTGACAAGGCCGATGAGTACCGCACCAAGCTGCTCGAGGCGGTCGCCGAGACCGACGAGTCGCTGCTGGAGAAGTACTTCGGAGGCGAGGAGTTGTCGGTCGAGGAGATCAAGGGTGCGCTGCGCAAGCTCACCATCAACTCCGACGCCTACCTCGTGCTGTGCGGCAGTGCGTTCAAGAACAAGGGCGTCCAGCCGATGCTCGACGCCGTGATCGACTACCTGCCGTCTCCGCTGGACGTGCCGCCTGCCATCGGCCACGCACCCGGCAAGGAGGACGAGGAGATCACCCGCAAGCCGTCGGTCGACGAGCCGTTCTCGGCGCTGGCCTTCAAGGTGGCCACGCACCCGTTCTTCGGCAAGCTGACCTATGTCCGCGTGTACTCGGGCACCGTCGAGTCCGGTTCGCAGGTCATCAACGCGACCAAGGGCAAGAAGGAGCGTCTGGGCAAGCTCTTCCAGATGCACTCCAACAAGGAGAACCCTGTCGAGCGGGCCTCTGCCGGCCACATCTACGCGGTGATCGGTCTCAAAGACACCACCACCGGCGACACGCTGTCCGATCCCAACCAGCAGGTCGTGCTTGAGTCGATGACCTTCCCCGATCCAGTGATCGAGGTGGCCATCGAGCCCAAGACCAAGAGCGACCAGGAAAAGCTCGGTATGGCGATTCAGAAGCTCGCCGAAGAGGATCCGACCTTCAAGGTGCACTTGGATCAGGAGACCGGCCAGACCGTCATCGGCGGGATGGGCGAGCTTCACCTCGACATCCTCGTAGACCGGATGAAGCGCGAGTTCAAGGTCGAGGCCAACGTCGGCAAGCCGCAGGTGGCCTACAAAGAGACCATCAAGCGCAAGGTCGAGAAGGTCGAATTCACCCACAAGAAGCAGACGGGTGGCTCGGGCCAGTTCGCGAAGGTGCTCATCGACCTCGAGCCGTTCAGCGGCGAGGACGGTGCCACCTACGAGTTCGAGAACAAGGTCACCGGTGGCCGCATCCCGCGTGAGTACATCCCGTCGGTCGACGCGGGTGCCCAGGACGCCATGCAGTACGGCGTGCTCGCCGGCTACCCGCTGGTGAACGTCAAGGTCACCTTGCTCGACGGCGCGTACCACGAGGTCGACTCCTCGGAAATGGCATTCAAGGTCGCCGGCTCACAGGTGCTGAAAAAGGCTGCGGGACAAGCACAACCGGTGATCCTGGAGCCGATCATGGCCGTCGAGGTCACCACGCCCGAGGACTACATGGGTGAAGTGATCGGCGACCTGAACTCCCGCCGTGGTCAGATCCAGGCCATGGAGGAGCGGGCGGGCGCACGCGTCGTCAAGGCGCATGTGCCGCTGTCGGAGATGTTCGGCTACGTCGGAGACCTTCGGTCGAAGACCCAGGGCCGGGCGAACTACTCCATGGTGTTCGACTCGTATGCCGAAGTTCCGGCCAACGTGTCGAAGGAGATCATCGCGAAGGCGACGGGTCAGTGA
- the tuf gene encoding elongation factor Tu, with protein sequence MAKAKFERTKPHVNIGTIGHVDHGKTTLTAAITKVLHDKYPELNESRAFDQIDNAPEERQRGITINISHVEYQTEKRHYAHVDAPGHADYIKNMITGAAQMDGAILVVAATDGPMPQTREHVLLARQVGVPYILVALNKADAVDDEELIELVEMEVRELLAAQEFDEDAPVIRVSALKALEGDEKWVKSVEELMDAVDESIPDPVRETDKPFLMPVEDVFTITGRGTVVTGRVERGVVNVNEEVEIVGIRPETTKTTVTGVEMFRKLLDQGQAGDNVGLLLRGIKREDVERGQVVIKPGTTTPHTEFEGQVYILSKDEGGRHTPFFNNYRPQFYFRTTDVTGVVTLPEGTEMVMPGDNTDISVKLIQPVAMDEGLRFAIREGGRTVGAGRVTKIIK encoded by the coding sequence GTGGCGAAGGCGAAGTTCGAGCGGACGAAGCCGCACGTCAACATCGGGACCATTGGTCACGTTGACCACGGCAAGACCACGCTGACCGCAGCAATCACCAAGGTGCTGCACGACAAGTACCCCGAGTTGAACGAGTCGCGCGCATTCGACCAGATCGACAATGCGCCTGAGGAGCGTCAGCGCGGCATCACGATCAACATCTCGCACGTCGAGTACCAGACCGAGAAGCGTCACTACGCGCACGTCGACGCCCCCGGTCACGCCGACTACATCAAGAACATGATCACCGGTGCCGCCCAGATGGACGGCGCGATCCTGGTGGTCGCGGCGACCGACGGCCCGATGCCGCAGACCCGCGAGCACGTGCTGCTGGCCCGTCAGGTCGGCGTGCCCTACATCCTCGTGGCCCTGAACAAGGCCGACGCCGTGGATGACGAGGAGCTCATCGAGCTTGTCGAGATGGAGGTCCGCGAGCTGCTGGCCGCCCAGGAGTTCGACGAGGACGCCCCGGTCATCCGCGTCTCGGCGCTGAAGGCGCTCGAGGGTGACGAGAAGTGGGTCAAGTCCGTCGAGGAGCTCATGGACGCGGTCGACGAGTCGATCCCGGATCCGGTTCGCGAGACCGACAAGCCGTTCCTGATGCCCGTCGAGGACGTCTTCACGATCACCGGCCGCGGCACCGTGGTCACCGGTCGTGTGGAGCGCGGCGTGGTCAACGTCAACGAGGAAGTCGAGATCGTCGGCATCCGTCCGGAGACCACCAAGACCACGGTCACCGGTGTGGAGATGTTCCGCAAGCTGCTCGATCAGGGCCAGGCCGGTGACAACGTCGGTCTGCTGCTGCGTGGCATCAAGCGTGAGGACGTCGAGCGCGGCCAGGTTGTGATCAAGCCCGGCACCACCACACCGCACACCGAGTTCGAGGGCCAGGTCTACATCCTGTCCAAGGACGAGGGCGGCAGGCACACGCCGTTCTTCAACAACTACCGTCCGCAGTTCTACTTCCGCACCACCGACGTGACCGGCGTGGTGACGCTGCCGGAGGGCACCGAGATGGTCATGCCCGGTGACAACACCGACATTTCCGTCAAGCTGATCCAGCCCGTCGCCATGGACGAGGGCCTG